A section of the Hevea brasiliensis isolate MT/VB/25A 57/8 chromosome 17, ASM3005281v1, whole genome shotgun sequence genome encodes:
- the LOC110641096 gene encoding stellacyanin-like: MAGRQSSVVLLMFTVAKLLFQGANAVTKYTVGDSLGWTLPPNNSLGYYDYWANNKTFLLGDYLVFGWTGIHTVTEVDNEDEYNNCTKTGIVIVTRGGVSVPLNANGTRYFVCSVGNPCEQGMKVAIKVGSGMSPPPPPLPPSAAPSLTVGSLLAVVPYSFLIFLFSYM; encoded by the exons ATGGCTGGCCGTCAAAGCTCGGTTGTGTTATTGATGTTTACAGTGGCAAAATTATTATTTCAGGGCGCAAATGCGGTTACGAAGTACACAGTTGGAGACAGTTTGGGATGGACACTCCCTCCCAACAATTCACTTGGGTATTATGACTACTGGGCTAACAACAAGACATTTCTGTTAGGAGACTACCTCG TGTTCGGCTGGACTGGGATACATACTGTAACTGAAGTAGACAATGAAGATGAATATAATAACTGCACAAAGACAGGAATAGTGATCGTAACAAGAGGAGGAGTCAGTGTCCCTCTTAATGCAAATGGGACTCGCTATTTCGTGTGCTCTGTTGGAAACCCCTGCGAACAAGGTATGAAGGTGGCAATCAAAGTTGGAAGTGGAATGTCACCGCCACCGCCGCCACTGCCTCCCTCTGCAGCTCCATCCCTCACCGTTGGTTCCTTGTTGGCCGTTGTTCCCTACTCCTTTCTCATCTTCTTATTTAGTTACATGTAA
- the LOC110641100 gene encoding stellacyanin → MSSRISMVGLFFIVSAVAISLQGANAATTYTVGDSLGWTIPPNNSVGYYEDWASNKTFQIGDSVVFNWNGTHTATEVFSEEEYENCTKTGLVIATSGVSVLLNANGTRYFVCSVGTHCEQGMKVAIKVGNGIPPPPSAAPSLPVGSLAAVISSIFILFFSYM, encoded by the exons ATGTCTAGCCGTATAAGCATGGTTGGGTTGTTTTTTATTGTTTCAGCTGTGGCAATATCATTACAAGGTGCAAATGCTGCTACAACATACACAGTTGGAGACAGTTTGGGATGGACCATTCCTCCCAACAACTCTGTTGGGTACTACGAGGACTGGGCTAGCAACAAGACATTTCAGATTGGGGACTCTGTTG TGTTCAACTGGAATGGGACACACACTGCAACTGAAGTATTCAGCGAGGAGGAATATGAAAATTGCACCAAGACAGGATTGGTGATAGCGACGAGCGGAGTTTCTGTTCTTCTTAATGCAAATGGGACCCGATACTTTGTGTGCTCCGTTGGCACCCACTGCGAGCAAGGTATGAAGGTGGCGATCAAAGTTGGAAATGGGATACCACCACCACCCTCAGCAGCTCCTTCCCTTCCCGTTGGCTCCTTGGCTGCTGTCATCTCCTCCATATTCATACTCTTCTTCAGTTACATGTAA